Part of the Candidatus Hydrogenedentota bacterium genome is shown below.
GCTTGCCGCACTCAGCCCCGACGGCATAATAGAAGCCGTCGAGGATCCCACCCGTCCCTTCGTTGTGGGCGTGCAATGGCACCCGGAGCGAAACGACGCCCAACCCGATTGGCTCTTGACAGCCTTCGTGCAGCATTGCGCGGAAACACTCTGATTTGAAGTGCCGGTTTGTGTTTGCGGGCTGCGCTGGCCATAATGCTAAAAATGCTCTTCGCACTGAGGAACGCGTATACGTGAACAATCAAGGCCGAACCGCCCTGCGCTTCATCATTGCCTTTGGCGTGATGGTCTTCTGTGGTCTCATCCTATTTGCATATGGCCTGCGGCTTGCAACGAAGCGCGACGAAAATCAACGCGCGGCTGCCGGCGCCAAATCTCCATTTAACGGCCAGCGCGCCTATGAAGACCTGAAACGCATCGTCGCCATTGGCCCGCGCCCGCCGGGTTCGCCTCAAGCCGACCAATTGCGCGATTTTCTTCGAGAACAGCTTACGCAAATCGGCATTCCATATCGAGAACATCGTTTCGAAGCAGACACGCCCATCGGCAAAATCACGATGCTCAACCTGGTGGCCGAGATAAAAGGCTCAACACCCGGCACAATCCTGATAGGAAATCACTACGACACGAAGTACATGCCGGGCATAACGTTCGTGGGAGCCAATGACGGCGGTTCCACAACCGCATGGATGCTCGAAATGGCAAGAGCCATTGGACCTTCACGCAAAGGCCGTACGCTGTGGCTGGTGTGGTTCGACGGAGAAGAAGCCATCAAGGAATGGAGCGACACGGACGGACTCTACGGCAGCCGCGAGTTCGTGCGCGACCTCCGCCGCCGCAACGAACTCAAGTCCATCCACGCAATGATCAACGTCGACATGATTGGCGACGTCTATCTGGGAATTGTCCGAGATCCAGGTGCGCCACCCTGGCTAAGCACCCTCGTTTGGACCCAGGCCGCCGAGCTCGGGTACAGCAGCCATTTCCTGCCGACAAGCATGCCGGTCCAGGACGACCACATGCCTTTCAGGCTGGCGCAAATACCCGCCTTGGAGCTCATCGACTTTGAGTATGGGGGTTCCGCGCTGGAGCACCGCTCCAATTGGCACACGGAGCGTGACACCATCGATCGTGTGGATCCGCGCAGTTTGCAGGTCGTCGGAGACGTGCTCTATCATGCGCTTCCTACTATGGATCAACTGCTCGACGAAGGCGTGGCGGGACGATGAGTACGGGCTCAAATGCAAACACTCCTTGGCTGGAAGCCGTTTCGCCGGAGGATCTTCGGCGAATCGTCGACGCGCTCTACCGGGTTCACCGTTTTCTTGTCGTTATCACAGACCTCGACGTCTTGCTCGAACGCATCATGGAAGAAAGCAAGCACGTAGCCCAGGCCGAGGCCTGTTCCTTGCTCCTGTACGATTCCATCGCTGAAGAGCTCTACTTTGAAGTGGCCCTGGGCGAGTCCGGCGACCAACAGGCGCTGAAACGCATGGTGCGGCTCAAACTTGACCAGGGTATCGCGGGAGCCGCCGCCACGTCGCGTCAGACTATCAACGTCCCCGACGTGTACTCGGACCCCCGCTTCTATGGAGATGCTGACGCAACAAGCCATTTCAGAACCCATTCGCTCTTGGCAGTGCCTCTGGTCGACAGGGACAAGCTGGTCGGGGTCCTCGAAGTCGTGAATAAGATTGGCGGCGGCCCATTCACGGGAATCGACAGCCGCATCATGGAAATGTTTGGAGGCCTCGTGGCTTCGGCGATAGCGAACGCCCGGCTCATTGAGGAAAATCTGCGAGCCGAACGTCTCGCCGCTATTGGTCAAGCCATCGCTGGTTTGTCGCACTACACCAAAAACATCATCACCGGCATGAGCGGCAGCGTGGACCTCATTGACCAAGGTCTGGAACGGGATAACCAGGAACTCGTGAAGCGTAGTTGGCCCGTATTCAAACGCACCACAAAGCGGATTGCCAACTTCGTGGAAGATATGCTCGCGTTCTCCAAGCCCCGAACACCGATTCTCGAAACGTGCCTGATTGGCGAAATCATCGACGACGCCGTGCAGACCTTTCAGGAGACTCTGGTTCGTAAAGAAGTCAGTCTCCAAGTGGACTATTCGCAGGCGCCAATTCCTGTCCAGGTCGAACCTCAGGGCATATACCGCGTGCTGCTCAATCTGATGATCAATTCGTCGGAGGCCGTACCCAAGAAAGATGGTATCCTTCGAATCGAAGCCAGGCAGTCCGAATCGGGAGATCTCTTGCTTGAGGTAGCCGACAACGGTCCCGGAGTGCCGGACAATTTGCGCCGCAAGATCTTCGAACCGTTCTTCTCCACAAAAGGCACCCAGGGCACGGGGCTTGGTCTCGCGGTCACGCGCAAGTTGATCCGCGAACACGGCGGCGAAATCGAGATCGACAGCAGTCCCGAAGGCGGAGCGCTATTCCGTATCCGCATACCTAAGACACCCAAACCCAGAGACGAAAGAAGTCATGGCAAAGAAGCAATCCAAGAAATTTGATGCCGTAGGGTGGAAATTCTGGGCAGTGGCATTTGTGGTGCTGTTGACGCCTTCCGTCTATGGCATGTCGCAAATTGTCCGGGAGAATACCAAGTACTTCGTGATCGTCTTTATGGCGGTTCTGGCGGCGGGCGCCGCGGCAGCCCTTGTCACCTGGGCCGTCAATTCAATCATTCAACTGGTGATCAGCAGCAATCGAAAGAAACAAAAGAAGACACACCGGTAACACCGGTTGAGAAAATGCAGGTTCGCGCGATGATGGCATTGCTCTCTCGTGAGCGCGAGATATCACGGAACGTATGTTCTTCGTTGAATCGGGCTTTTCAGACGCCATGCACACAAGAACGTCCGTAGTCCGGGTGTCTCACCGGCGAAGCAAAACGCCGGAGTGGAATGCGGAGTAGCACGTTGAGGGATCAAGGGTAGTCGGATGGCGCACCATACGAAGGATTCGAGCGACTCGATGGCAGATCTTGAAGAACTGTCTAAATACGTCGCCTCGCATCCCGACGACTACACCCAACGCTGGCGGCTCGCCAAAAAGTTGTACATGGCGTGGGAATACAACGATGCCATCAAGCACCTGCTCATTCTGAAAAAGAACTGGACCCGCCGCCTCAATGTGCTTCGCTATCTTGCGGCCACCTACTACCGGCTCGGCAAATACGAAGAATCCATCACAGAGTTGAAGGAAATCCTGCAGCAGTGGCCCTCCGAAACCGCCGTGTGGGAACAACTGGCGCGCGTCTACGAAATTGCTGACCAGCCCGAATCCGCGGCGCAGGCATGGGAGCACGTCTTGCTCCTGGAACCCAATCATCCGATCGCGGGACGCGCCGTCGCGAGGCTTCGCTCATCCAGGCCGGTGACTCCCAGAGAGAACCTCCGGCTCAACGACAGCGACAGTGGGATTCATATCAATCGAGGCGTCATCTGTCCCTCGTGCGGGGCTCAGAACAGCGCGGAATTCGAACGATGCTGGCAATGCCACGGCATCCTGCAAGAGTTCTCCATGGCCGATGATGCGCCCGCAATCGTGCCCGACGTTAAGCCGGCACATTGGGGTCTGACTTTGGTGGGCGGATTGGCAACCGTTGCTGTGCTTTCCCTGGCAGTCCATTTCACCGTTGCATACTTCAAGCAGTTGGACTCGGACACTGCTCCACTGACCGTCCATGCCGTGCTTGCAACGGCCTTCTTCGTTCCGCGTCTTGTTGTGTGCGGCGTGCTGTTGTTGGTGTGGCCCATCGTGTTGCGAATCGCCGTTCGCTTGGCGCGCGCCCCAAAACCGTCAGCCACAGGATTGCTGGGGACCGGCAGCTTCCTTGCCTGCGCCTGCTACGCACTCACGTGGATTCCCACCCAGTATCTGATTGCCGTGCCCGTTCCGATGGCTATCCTGTCCTTTGCCGCTGTGATGATGATGGGCAAGTTCTCGTTGGGACAGGGTATTCGGATCTGGTTGATTCAGGGTATCGGCGCGCTTGCCACAATAGCCGCAGTCTCTATCGCACAGTTGGGTCCAGCGCCGCTTGCGGAAATCTACAGAATTTCCGCTGCTGCCAAGGCCGTGGACTCAGACGTTTCGGCAAGTACGGTCGAAGCTGGCCAAGGCTCGACGCCCCTGGTCTGGACCATTACGTGGCAATCGACGGGGTCGCGTTGGCTTGATGCTCAGGCCGCGGATGTAACGTTTACGGTTACGCCGGAACCCCAAGGCGCCGCACTAAGCGTCGGCCTGCGAAAGGATGGTCAATTCTGTCACTACGCCGATGCCCCGCCCTATCGATTCACCACGGCGGTGTCGCCGGATTCAAGCTACCAACTTGCTATAAATGGAGCGCCCGGCTCCAAAGCCAGCGTCACACTTCAGGGAGTACTGCGCCCCCGCGTTGTCCCCTGATGACCGGTCTCTCTATCCAATCTCTGCACAGTCTCCTCATCCAGCCAACGACGCGCCGAATTCAGCGCAGTCTCTCTGGATTCACCCACACTGCCCGCGAGAATCCCTCGCCATGCAGTCTCATTCTGAGGCCAGCGCCATATTGCCGCGTCGAAGTGTCCAAAAGCTGTCTGCCCATCGTGGCGCTCCACCGCTAGCAATGCCAGCGCGAGATGCACCGCGCCCGTATCGATTCCTTTAAGCGCCCGCTCAAACTGGCGGCGCGCCTCCTCCTTTCGTCCCGCATTCAGCAACGCGATCCCGTAGTGCTCGTGGGCCGTAGGCCGTTGCAGCGGCCACGCCAACGCGCGCTCGTACGCGTCAAACGGTGGTGCGCCCGTTAGATGAACGTCTTGCGCGTAACGCAGCAGACAACTACCCGGAGAAACCAGGGCGACATACCCAGCCCCCAATCCCACCGAAATGACCCCAACAAGCGCCGCGCATGCACGGCTGGGAGTAGCATATCCTGGCTCTTGTCCTACCCCATTCGTTGAACGTCGTCGCGCCAATAGCATTCCCGCCAGCAGCAACGCCGCAAGCACATGGGGCGGGCTTCGAAACGGGAATGACACACAGGCGACCGCGCCAAGCGCAACCAGCGAACCCCACTCCGGGCCTCGACATCTCAACACAATGACAATCATTACCAGCCAGATGATCGCACCCACTGCCCCGGTTTCGGCAAGAATCAAAAGGGGCTCGCAATGGGGGTCTTCAACCAGCAGTTCATTGTGCGCCAAACGTTCGCCTCCCGGCGCCCATAGCGCCTCCCCCATGTAATACGGAGAGCGATACGCAAACGTGCCTGGACCAGTCCCTACGAGCCAATGGTCCCGAATCATCCGGCGGGTCCCATCCCAGAACCAAAGACGCAGGTTGCCCCCCGAGTCCTCACGCGACATGGAATGGGACAGCCGTTCAACCGTTCGGTCGGGCGCGGCATACACAGCGGCGAAGATTGCCAACGGCGCGACTAGCCCGACGACGAAGGCCCGCTTGGGTGTTACACCACGCGCGCCCAATGCCACAATCGTTCCGGCAAGAGCTGCGCCCCACGCTCCACGCGATCCTGTCAGACCCAGTATCAGTAGAAACAGCAGCAATACGATCGCATCGACAATCCACATTCCGATGCCGGATCGCTTCTCCTCGGAATCGCCGCATTCACGAAGACCTGATGCCATCCGCCAAACAAGCAGCGGGACCAGCACGGCAAGATAAGCCCCCAGCAAATTGGAATTTCCGAACACGGAGTAAAGAGGCTGGGCTTTGCCATCGTAGGTCGGAAACCAAGCGGGAAATGCGTCGGCAACCTGCACAATGGCCGCAAACGAGACCAAGATGCCCGAGAAGATAAGCATCGCCAAGAAACGCTTGCGCCATCTCGCCTCTTTTAAAAGATCGAACGCCGCTATGGCAAAAAGGACGGACAGCACCTGAGGCCACGTTTCATAGGGGAAATCGTGAAATCGCGAATCGTCGCGAAAGATGTGCAGCCCGGTGGCGACTGCAAAGAACAAGGCCAGCAGGCTGTAGGTGCGCACACCTTCCCAGGGCAGCCGTCCACGCAGAATCGTCAACAACCCCATGCATATCAGAAGCACCCCAAGGACGGCCGCCTTGGCATCCAGAAAAGTCTCCATATGCACCGAATACGCGCAGGCCGTTCCCGCAATCGCCAGACACACGACCGCGCCGCGCGCACCATCCAGGAAAACGTTTGCACTCTTTGTTTCGAGCGAAGGCTCCATCTTTGCGCCTATTCCCTCTTCCCACTGTCTCGGAAGTTGACACATACTACACCGGTCACTACGATACCTGAATCTTGGGAGCGGCGGCTTTACGCCCGCCGCGATTCATCGTAGGGGTAGTAAGCAATGATCAGTCACCGAGCCTTTCTGCTTGTTTTCTTGTCCATTTCGACCACTGCCATGGCCTGGGACAATCCCGATCTTCATCCCCGCCCCGACTGGTCCCGTCCGTACGTCAATCTCAATGGCTCCTGGCGATTCGATTTTGACTCCAACGACGCCGGGGTGAAAGAGGCATGGTTCGAGAAACACGACTACACAAAGACCATAAACGTGCCCTATCCATGGCAAAGCAAGCTTTCGGGCATCCAGGCCGTCGATTACAACGGTGTCGCGTGGTACGAGCGCGATATCACTATCCCGGCCGATGCTGGTCCCCGCGTCTTCGTCGTTTTTGGAGCAATCGACTGGAAGGCTACGGTCTACGCAAATGGCAAAGAACTCGTCACGCATGAAGGTGGGTACGTCCCCTTTGAAGTGGAACTGACCGACGTAGCAAAGCCCGGCGAGAACGTGCGGCTGACGGTCCGCGTGGAAGATCGCTCTGAGGCGGACCTGCCCACCGGGAAACAGGTTCATTGGTACACGCAGACCGGCGGCATATGGCAGACGGTATATCTTGAATCTCGCGGAACCGCATTCTTGAGACAGACACACGTCTATCCCGATATCGATAACGCGAAGGCAGGGTTTGAAGTATCCGTAATCGCGCCAAAGGATGGTTCCTATACGCTATCCGTCACGGCAAGCCGCGACGGTCAGACTCAGTCCGCGAAGCAGAAAATCGCGTGCAAGACCGGTGAAAACTTGGCCAATGTGACCCTCGCCATTGCGAATCCAGCCCTGTGGTCGCCGGACTCCCCCAACCTCTACGACGCCGTCATCGAGCTGCTTCAAAACGGCAAGGTCGTGGATTCCGCGAAGACCTACTTCGGCATGCGCAAAGTCTCGCGAGGTACCTACGGCGGCAGCGAGTACGAGTACATCCTGCTCAACAACAAGCCCATCTACCTTCGCGGGGCATTGCATCAGTCATTCAATCCCGATGGCATACACACACACCCCGACGATGCCTATATCCGGCGCGACTACGAGAAGACAAAGGATCTGGGTCTCAACTTCCTGCGTATTCACATCAAGACCGAAGAACCCCGCGCCCTCTACTGGGCCGATAAGCTTGGTGTGCTCATCATGAGCGATGTCCCCAATTGGTGGACCAAATCCGACCGCTCTCGAGGCGCGTGGGAAGCCACCATGCGAGGCCAGATTGCCCGCGATTTCAATCACCCCGCCGTATTTTCCTGGTGTCTATTTAATGAAACGTGGGGCATTGGAGACAAGGGGTACGACAAAGACACGCAGAATTGGGTGGCCGAGAAATACCACGAAGCCAAGAAGCTTGATCCAACCAGGCTGATTGAGGACAACTCGGCCTGCAATTACGACCACGTCATTTCCGACATCAACTCCTGGCACTTCTACACGGACAACGTGCAGGATGCAAAGGACAACATCGACCAAATTGTCGCGAAGACGTTCCCCGGCTCCGATTACAACTACGCCAAGGGTTGGAAGCAAGACACTGCGCCGCTTATCAACTCGGAATACGGCGGTGTCAGCGCAGGCTCCGGAGATCGGGATATTTCGTGGGTCTTTCTCTTCCTGACCAATCTGCTCCGCAAGCACAACAAGATCTGCGGTTATGTCTACACCGAACTCGAAGACATCGAGTGGGAACACAACGGGTACATGAACTACGACCGAAGCGATAAAGTCTTCGCGTATCCCGCAGGCATCAAGGTCGCCGATTTGCAGGGCGCCGAGTACCCGGTTCTCGATTGCCCGCCGTACCAAGCCGTGAACCCCGGCGACAAGGTGAGTGTCCCCATTCTGCTCAGCCATTGGTCCGAAGACACGGGGCTTACCCTTCGCATATCCGCGGCGGGCAAGTCGACCGACGGGCAGGAATGGTCCGCCAGCATTGCTCCCGTCGAACGGCCCGTGACAGACGCAAAACCGTTTACGGTTTCACCACAGGGCACGTTTGACTTCGTCGCGCCCAAAAACAACGGCCTGATAAGCGTCGTTGCCGAAGTCCTTAAAGATGGAAAACGCATTGGCGCGAACTACTGCGTTGTGCACGTTAAGAACAGCCCGATCTGGAATGCACCTGGGTTGTACTGCGCATCGTTCCCAGTCGACGCGTTCAGCGAATATACGTTCGCCGCGCCCGGCGCAATCCCACCCAAGAACACCAGCAAGACCTTCGGTTACAAGAACGGCTCCGTTGCCTATCGCCTCAAGATGCCTTCCGATCTCAAAGTTGATGCGATCCAAGAGTGCCGCCTTGTCGCGGAACTGGGCGCACAAGCGGAAGACGAGCGCAAAGACTGGCCGCAACGCAAGCATCCTCAAGACTATCCACAGACCGATGGCAAGGCGTGGCCAACCGATATCGCAATCACGGTAAATGGCGTGGAGATCAAGACCGTTTCCGTCGACAACGATTTCGCGGATGCGGAAGGCATTATGTCGCACGTCGCCGGATTCCACCACGGATCGCACGGCCAAGTTTTTGACATCCGCATCGAGGGAGCGGCACTGGATGCGTTGAAGGCATCGCTCAAGAAGAAGAAACCCGTCGAACTACGCTTCGAGGTAAAAAGCGATGCGGCGCACGTCGGCGGACTCGCCATCTACGGCGCGAATATGGGTTCCTACCCAGCCGATCCCGCCCTGCTCTTCCAGTTGAAGCCGGGCGCGACAGTCCCTTCCAAGCAGCCTGAAATCGTGGATTCGCAAGTGAATTCCGTGATTGAAATTGTCAAGCGCGGCCCGGACGGCCACGTCTGGCAATACACAACCACCGATCCCGGCGCAGACTGGAACCAGCCCAGTTTCGATGACAGGAATTGGCAAAGCGCCCCGGCCGGTTTTGGCACAAAAGGCACCCCGGGGGCCTTGGTCGGCACCGAATGGAACACGCCGAATATCTGGTTGCGCACAGAGGTCTCCATACCCAAAGACTTTGCCAA
Proteins encoded:
- a CDS encoding GAF domain-containing protein; amino-acid sequence: MSTGSNANTPWLEAVSPEDLRRIVDALYRVHRFLVVITDLDVLLERIMEESKHVAQAEACSLLLYDSIAEELYFEVALGESGDQQALKRMVRLKLDQGIAGAAATSRQTINVPDVYSDPRFYGDADATSHFRTHSLLAVPLVDRDKLVGVLEVVNKIGGGPFTGIDSRIMEMFGGLVASAIANARLIEENLRAERLAAIGQAIAGLSHYTKNIITGMSGSVDLIDQGLERDNQELVKRSWPVFKRTTKRIANFVEDMLAFSKPRTPILETCLIGEIIDDAVQTFQETLVRKEVSLQVDYSQAPIPVQVEPQGIYRVLLNLMINSSEAVPKKDGILRIEARQSESGDLLLEVADNGPGVPDNLRRKIFEPFFSTKGTQGTGLGLAVTRKLIREHGGEIEIDSSPEGGALFRIRIPKTPKPRDERSHGKEAIQEI
- a CDS encoding tetratricopeptide repeat protein, producing the protein MAHHTKDSSDSMADLEELSKYVASHPDDYTQRWRLAKKLYMAWEYNDAIKHLLILKKNWTRRLNVLRYLAATYYRLGKYEESITELKEILQQWPSETAVWEQLARVYEIADQPESAAQAWEHVLLLEPNHPIAGRAVARLRSSRPVTPRENLRLNDSDSGIHINRGVICPSCGAQNSAEFERCWQCHGILQEFSMADDAPAIVPDVKPAHWGLTLVGGLATVAVLSLAVHFTVAYFKQLDSDTAPLTVHAVLATAFFVPRLVVCGVLLLVWPIVLRIAVRLARAPKPSATGLLGTGSFLACACYALTWIPTQYLIAVPVPMAILSFAAVMMMGKFSLGQGIRIWLIQGIGALATIAAVSIAQLGPAPLAEIYRISAAAKAVDSDVSASTVEAGQGSTPLVWTITWQSTGSRWLDAQAADVTFTVTPEPQGAALSVGLRKDGQFCHYADAPPYRFTTAVSPDSSYQLAINGAPGSKASVTLQGVLRPRVVP
- a CDS encoding O-antigen ligase family protein, which translates into the protein MEPSLETKSANVFLDGARGAVVCLAIAGTACAYSVHMETFLDAKAAVLGVLLICMGLLTILRGRLPWEGVRTYSLLALFFAVATGLHIFRDDSRFHDFPYETWPQVLSVLFAIAAFDLLKEARWRKRFLAMLIFSGILVSFAAIVQVADAFPAWFPTYDGKAQPLYSVFGNSNLLGAYLAVLVPLLVWRMASGLRECGDSEEKRSGIGMWIVDAIVLLLFLLILGLTGSRGAWGAALAGTIVALGARGVTPKRAFVVGLVAPLAIFAAVYAAPDRTVERLSHSMSREDSGGNLRLWFWDGTRRMIRDHWLVGTGPGTFAYRSPYYMGEALWAPGGERLAHNELLVEDPHCEPLLILAETGAVGAIIWLVMIVIVLRCRGPEWGSLVALGAVACVSFPFRSPPHVLAALLLAGMLLARRRSTNGVGQEPGYATPSRACAALVGVISVGLGAGYVALVSPGSCLLRYAQDVHLTGAPPFDAYERALAWPLQRPTAHEHYGIALLNAGRKEEARRQFERALKGIDTGAVHLALALLAVERHDGQTAFGHFDAAIWRWPQNETAWRGILAGSVGESRETALNSARRWLDEETVQRLDRETGHQGTTRGRSTP
- a CDS encoding M28 family peptidase — its product is MNNQGRTALRFIIAFGVMVFCGLILFAYGLRLATKRDENQRAAAGAKSPFNGQRAYEDLKRIVAIGPRPPGSPQADQLRDFLREQLTQIGIPYREHRFEADTPIGKITMLNLVAEIKGSTPGTILIGNHYDTKYMPGITFVGANDGGSTTAWMLEMARAIGPSRKGRTLWLVWFDGEEAIKEWSDTDGLYGSREFVRDLRRRNELKSIHAMINVDMIGDVYLGIVRDPGAPPWLSTLVWTQAAELGYSSHFLPTSMPVQDDHMPFRLAQIPALELIDFEYGGSALEHRSNWHTERDTIDRVDPRSLQVVGDVLYHALPTMDQLLDEGVAGR